In Canis lupus familiaris isolate Mischka breed German Shepherd chromosome 9, alternate assembly UU_Cfam_GSD_1.0, whole genome shotgun sequence, a single window of DNA contains:
- the GAST gene encoding gastrin has protein sequence MQRLCVYVLILALALATFSEASWKPRSRLQDAPSGPGANRGLEPHGLDQLGPASHHRRQLGLQGPPQLVADLSKKQGPWMEEEEAAYGWMDFGRRSAEEGDQRP, from the exons ATGCAGcgactgtgtgtgtatgtactgATCTTGGCACTGGCTCTGGCCACCTTCTCTGAAGCTTCTTGGAAGCCCCGCTCCCGGCTGCAAGATGCACCCTCGGGTCCAGGAGCAAATAGGGGTCTGGAGCCACATGGGCTGGACCAACTGGGCCCAGCCTCTCACCACCGAAGGCAGCTAGGGCTCCAGGGTCCCCCACAGCTGGTGGCAG ACCTGTCCAAGAAGCAGGGACCGTggatggaagaagaagaagcagcataCGGATGGATGGACTTCGGCCGCCGCAGTGCTGAGGAAGGGGACCAACGTCCCTAG
- the HAP1 gene encoding LOW QUALITY PROTEIN: huntingtin-associated protein 1 isoform X6 (The sequence of the model RefSeq protein was modified relative to this genomic sequence to represent the inferred CDS: deleted 1 base in 1 codon) produces MRPRGSGQGAAGRRVRPGAPARVPLAPRPAASPAPEPSARPERGPAHAPAGAQAAGSRSACVSGPQARARPTSKAGSAAGAPRTSTFSVLQGNAQAVPRSLDAPWTRFIFQGPLGPRAAGLGTGKAAGIWKTPAARMGRRPGVSGPDRAAFIRELEEALCPDRPLPVKITQEDVKVMLNLLEERERDLNTAARIGQSLVKQNSVLMAENSKLEAMLGSAREEILHLRHQVSLRDDLLRLYSDSEEEEEEEEEGEEEEEEEEEEETEEEEEEEEEEEQHDHPYGASELTSLGEPESLHFCPQLEALQEQLRLLEVENEQLREEASQLDALEEEEQMLILDCVEQFSEASQQMAELSEVLALRMESHDQQRREVTQLRTQVLKLQRRCQSYGVETEKLQQQLVLEKEIQMRLQDEDALPGFQETLAEELRMSIRRIISDPVFFMERNHGTTADEMPHLGYKLRCGEAREQGQGFEAEKGLMRAEDFVAEDFVPSEESVPEEEPGTAEEVVPADERSTEEAELVSEETEAWEEVEPQLDETTKQTKQTNTVTSTLEATGLGSSHLSMKHVLQQLANWQDSGYRRQLRRRMLQEGFAVPQQPTEAPQTDRGPSFSCLAKSHLPQKPPSHPPKQDPPVCC; encoded by the exons ATGCGTCCTAGGGGGTCGGGCCAGGGCGCCGCGGGGCGCCGCGTGAGGCCCGGGGCTCCGGCGCGAGTCCCCCTCGCACCCCGCCCCGCGGCCAGTCCCGCTCCGGAGCCCTCTGCGCGGCCCGAGCGCGGCCCTGCGCACGCACCCGCGGGGGCGCAGGCGGCAGGCTCCAGGTCCGCGTGCGTCTCGGGACCCCAGGCCCGCGCTCGCCCCACCTCCAAGGCCGGATCGGCGGCAGGAGCCCCGCGCACGTCCACATTCTCCGTTCTCCAGGGGAATGCCCAGGCCGTGCCCCGCAGCTTGGACGCGCCATGGACCCGCTTCATATTCCAGGGGCCCTTGGGTCCCCGGGCCGCTGGCCTGGGGACTGGGAAGGCGGCAGGCATCTGGAAGACGCCGGCCGCCCGCATGGGCCGTCGGCCTGGGGTGTCGGGCCCCGACCGTGCCGCCTTCATTCGGGAGCTGGAGGAAG CTCTGTGCCCTGACAGACCCCTGCCAGTCAAGATCACCCAAGAAGATGTCAAAGTGATGTTAAATTTGCTAGAGGAG AGAGAGCGGGACCTAAATACAGCGGCTCGCATTGGCCAGTCCCTGGTGAAGCAGAACAGTGTTCTGATGGCGGAGAACAGCAAGCTGGAAGCCATGCTGGGCTCAGCCAGGGAGGAG ATTTTACACCTGAGACACCAGGTGAGCTTGCGAGATGATCTCCTTCGGCTCTACTCAGactctgaggaggaggaggaagaagaggaagagggggaagaggaagaagaggaggaggaggaagaagagacagaggaggaggaggaagaggaggaagaggaggagcagcaTGATCATCCCTATGGAGCCTCTGAGCT GACTTCTCTGGGGGAGCCGGAGTCACTGCACTTCTGCCCACAGCTGGAAGCCCTCCAGGAGCAGCTGAGGCTGCTGGAGGTGGAGAACGAGCAGCTGAGAGAGGAG gcCTCTCAACTCGAcgccctggaggaggaggagcagatgcTCATCCTGGATTGTGTGGAGCAGTTTT ccGAGGCCAGCCAGCAGATGGCCGAGCTGTCAGAGGTGCTGGCGCTCAGGATGGAGAGCCATGACCAGCAGCGGAGGGAGGTCACCCAGCTGCGGACCCAGGTC TTGAAGCTGCAGCGACGCTGCCAGTCG TATGGGGTCGAGACGGAGAAGTTGCAGCAGCAGCTGGTTTTGGAGAAAGAAATCCAGATGCGGCTCCAGGATGAG GATGCCCTTCCTGGTTTCCAGGAGACCCTGGCCGAGGAGCTCAGAATGTCTATAAGGAGGATTATCTCAGACCCTGTGTTTTTTATGGAAAG GAATCATGGAACTACTGCAGACGAGATGCCACACCTGGG GTACAAGCTGCGCTGCGGTGAGGCACGAGAGCAGGGACAGGGGTTCGAGGCTGAGAAGGGGTTAATGAGAGCAGAGGATTTTGTGGCAGAAGATTTTGTGCCTTCGGAGGAGTCAGTACCTGAGGAAGAGCCAGGGACTGCAGAAGAGGTGGTGCCAGCTGATGAGAGGTCGACAGAAGAGGCGGAGCTTGTGTCCGAGGAGACTGAGGCCTGGGAGGAAGTGGAACCACAGCTGGATGAGACAACGAAGCAGACGAAGCAGACGAACACAGTGACTTCAACCCTGGAGGCCACAGGCTTGGGCTCCTCTCACCTAAGCATGAAGCATGTCCTCCAGCAGCTGGCTAACTGGCAGGACTCGGGGTACAGGCGGCAGCTGAGGCGGAGAATGCTCCAGGAAG GCTTTGCTGTTCCTCAGCAGCCTACAGAGGCCCCACAGACAGACCGAGGCCCCTCCTTCAGCTGCCTGGCCAAGTCCCACCTGCCCCAGAAACCTCCTTCCCATCCTCCCAAACAGGACCCTCCTGTCTGTTGCTAG